A DNA window from Bacteroides cellulosilyticus contains the following coding sequences:
- a CDS encoding AAA family ATPase produces MDIRNRIQQLLTAINQGVYEKDTELGLSLLAALAGESVLLLGPPGVAKSMVARRLKAAFKGAKAFEYLMSRFSTPDEIFGPISINRLKEFDKYERAIEGYLPTASVVFLDEIWKAGPAIQNSLLTAINEKIYRNGDREIKLPLKLLIAASNELPAHGEGLEALWDRFLLRIICTCVKDEATFYNMLLDDNDKEINIPADLQISEEEYTDWRRQINQVSLSTEILHYITNIRHQLKRLPLDDEDTVRNVYISDRRWKNIVQLLKASAFINGRTAVNSADLPPLYHCLWNEIDECEPIHQLVLRELFTSCLEKMEEITEAIKSDIRISRVRQALEDFKNNCSPKNDLEITDYFYYHVAEHGTGHTYIFAVDYLTLKEQKRENAPRQAVIYPDPLNPGRSIIRCYPGGAPSGAVQQRVNLYREGTESLLIDGVRYPMTQRNKGEKMTKASHQSEQTSQNLFDKLPQITSRNYRDELNRLFQQLLTLTNSLCTDNLFVSPADQELITRYSDEVLKKLRNVEIEEEKLQFNLQQYGRAEQKEV; encoded by the coding sequence ATGGACATCAGAAACAGAATACAACAACTATTAACCGCCATCAACCAAGGGGTTTATGAGAAGGATACGGAATTAGGCTTGTCATTATTGGCTGCACTGGCAGGCGAAAGTGTTCTTTTGCTGGGTCCTCCGGGGGTTGCCAAATCCATGGTGGCACGCAGACTGAAGGCTGCCTTCAAGGGAGCAAAGGCTTTCGAATATCTGATGTCACGCTTTTCTACTCCCGACGAGATATTCGGACCTATCAGTATCAACCGGCTCAAGGAATTCGATAAATACGAACGTGCCATTGAAGGATATCTCCCTACGGCAAGTGTAGTATTCCTGGATGAGATATGGAAAGCAGGGCCTGCCATACAGAATTCATTACTCACCGCCATCAATGAGAAAATCTACCGGAACGGAGACAGAGAAATCAAACTACCGCTTAAACTTCTGATTGCCGCCAGTAACGAGTTGCCCGCGCACGGCGAAGGACTCGAAGCATTGTGGGACCGATTTCTGCTACGCATCATCTGCACCTGTGTGAAAGATGAAGCGACCTTCTACAACATGCTGCTCGATGATAATGATAAAGAAATAAACATACCCGCAGATCTGCAAATCAGTGAAGAAGAATATACAGACTGGCGCAGACAGATAAACCAGGTTTCACTATCCACCGAAATACTACATTATATTACGAATATCCGCCATCAATTGAAACGTCTTCCGCTGGATGATGAAGACACAGTTCGAAACGTATACATAAGTGACCGACGCTGGAAGAACATCGTGCAACTATTGAAAGCCTCAGCCTTCATCAACGGACGTACAGCGGTGAATTCGGCAGATTTGCCGCCTTTATACCATTGCCTATGGAACGAGATAGACGAGTGTGAGCCCATTCATCAATTGGTTCTCCGTGAACTGTTCACTTCCTGCCTTGAAAAAATGGAAGAAATCACCGAAGCGATTAAGAGTGATATACGAATCAGCCGGGTGCGCCAGGCGCTGGAAGATTTTAAAAACAATTGCTCTCCCAAGAATGACCTTGAAATTACGGATTACTTCTACTATCATGTAGCCGAACATGGCACAGGTCATACCTATATCTTCGCCGTAGACTATCTGACACTGAAAGAGCAGAAGAGAGAAAATGCTCCGAGACAAGCCGTTATCTATCCCGATCCGTTGAATCCGGGACGCTCAATTATCCGTTGTTATCCGGGTGGAGCACCCTCAGGAGCAGTTCAGCAACGGGTGAACCTGTACAGAGAGGGGACAGAATCCCTGTTAATAGATGGTGTGCGATATCCGATGACGCAAAGGAATAAAGGAGAAAAAATGACTAAAGCATCTCACCAGTCCGAACAAACTTCCCAAAACCTGTTCGACAAACTGCCCCAGATCACCTCCCGCAATTACCGGGATGAACTGAACCGGCTCTTTCAGCAGCTTCTCACCCTTACCAACTCCTTATGCACGGACAATCTGTTCGTCAGCCCCGCTGACCAAGAGTTAATCACCCGTTACTCGGACGAAGTGCTGAAAAAACTGCGGAACGTAGAAATCGAAGAGGAAAAGTTACAATTCAACTTGCAGCAATATGGCAGGGCTGAGCAAAAGGAAGTATGA
- a CDS encoding radical SAM-associated putative lipoprotein: MKKEKKHWLHFYNRMLSGGLVLLGFSACDSMGDAPCEYGQPHCDFGIKGKVQDE; the protein is encoded by the coding sequence ATGAAAAAAGAGAAAAAACACTGGTTACATTTCTACAACCGGATGTTGTCCGGCGGATTGGTTCTACTGGGATTTAGTGCATGTGACAGTATGGGAGACGCTCCTTGTGAGTATGGACAACCTCATTGCGACTTTGGCATTAAAGGCAAAGTGCAGGATGAATAA
- a CDS encoding TIGR04133 family radical SAM/SPASM protein, with amino-acid sequence MNNLSIRRRLALEIARKMRNNLKELHPLKQLFWECTLRCNLHCKHCGSDCKRMATVKDMPAEDFLRTIDAITPYVNPNKVSIIITGGEPLMREDLEDVGLALYRRGYPWGMVSNGLSLTKARLQRLMAAGLHSITISLDGFSEDHNWLRGHPESYHNAWEAIKMLVHEPELTWDVATCVNRRNYPYLNELKTSLYKIGVRHWRMFTIFPVGRAVMYPEFQLTDEEFTGLMDFIKDTRKEGKMRLSYGCEGFLGKYEGEVRDNFFACNAGVTVGSILIDGSISACPSIRSDFHQGNIYQDEFMQVWEERFQPFRNRDWMKKDACGDCSFFRYCEGNGMHLRDENGNLLFCHSKRLLT; translated from the coding sequence ATGAATAACCTTTCTATACGCAGGCGTCTTGCTCTGGAGATAGCCCGGAAAATGAGAAATAACCTGAAGGAACTGCACCCTTTAAAGCAGCTCTTTTGGGAGTGTACTTTGCGCTGTAACCTGCATTGTAAGCATTGCGGTAGCGACTGCAAGCGAATGGCGACAGTGAAAGATATGCCTGCTGAGGATTTCCTGCGTACCATTGATGCAATTACCCCTTATGTAAATCCCAATAAAGTAAGTATTATTATTACCGGTGGCGAGCCTTTGATGCGGGAAGATCTGGAAGATGTCGGACTGGCTCTTTACCGCCGTGGTTATCCGTGGGGCATGGTCTCCAATGGGCTTAGTTTGACGAAAGCGCGTTTGCAACGTCTTATGGCTGCCGGACTCCACTCTATTACCATCAGTCTGGATGGTTTTTCCGAAGATCATAATTGGTTACGTGGGCATCCCGAGAGTTATCACAATGCTTGGGAAGCTATAAAAATGCTGGTACACGAACCTGAACTGACTTGGGATGTGGCGACTTGCGTAAACCGCCGTAATTATCCTTATCTGAACGAATTAAAAACTTCTCTTTATAAAATTGGCGTCCGCCATTGGCGCATGTTCACTATCTTCCCTGTGGGGCGTGCTGTCATGTATCCTGAGTTCCAGCTGACGGATGAAGAATTTACAGGACTCATGGATTTCATAAAGGATACTCGCAAGGAAGGCAAGATGCGCCTGAGCTATGGATGTGAAGGTTTTCTGGGTAAGTATGAGGGAGAAGTGCGCGATAACTTTTTTGCCTGTAATGCCGGTGTAACCGTTGGCTCAATTCTGATAGACGGTTCCATATCCGCCTGCCCCAGCATACGGAGCGATTTCCATCAAGGAAATATCTATCAGGACGAATTCATGCAGGTATGGGAAGAGCGTTTCCAACCTTTCCGCAACCGCGACTGGATGAAAAAAGATGCATGTGGGGATTGTTCTTTCTTCCGTTATTGCGAGGGCAACGGGATGCATCTCCGTGATGAAAACGGTAATCTCCTGTTTTGTCATTCAAAGAGGCTGCTTACTTGA
- a CDS encoding acetate--CoA ligase family protein, translating to MITNQLLRPASIVVVGASNNVHKPGGAILRNLINGGYTGELRAVNPKETEVQGVTAYADVKDIPDTELAILAIPAQMCPDAVEVLAAEKQVRAFIILSAGFGEETHEGALLEDRILETVNKYGASLIGPNCIGLMNTWHHSVFSQPIPQLHPQGVDLISSSGATAVFILESAVTKGLQFNSVWSVGNAKQIGVEDVLQYMDENFQADKDSKIKLLYIESIGDPDRLLFHASSLIKKGCKIAAIKAGSSESGSRAASSHTGAIASSDSAVEALFRKAGIVRCYSREELTTVGCIFTLPELKGKNFAIITHAGGPGVMLTDALSKGGLNVPKLEGPVVDELKSKLFPGAAVGNPIDILATGTPDHLRLCLEYCEEKFDNIDAVLAIFGTPGLVTMFEMYDVLHEKMQTCSKPIFPILPSINTAGAEVAAFLAKGHVNFADEVTLGTALSRIMNASRPAANEIELFGVDVPRIRRIIDSIPEDGYIQPHYVQALLHAAGIPIVEEFVSANKDEVLAFVRRTGFPVVAKVVGPVHKSDVGGVVLNIKGEEHLAFEFERMMQIPEVTGILIQPMLTGTELFVGAKYEEKFGHVVLCGLGGIFVEVLKDVSSGLAPLSYEEAYSMIHSLRAYKIIKGTRGQKGVNEDKFAEIIVRLSTLLRFATEIKEMDINPLLATEKYVIAVDARIRIEKK from the coding sequence ATGATAACAAACCAATTGCTTCGTCCTGCCAGTATTGTAGTGGTGGGAGCATCCAATAATGTGCACAAGCCGGGAGGCGCTATCCTGCGTAACCTTATTAATGGTGGTTATACCGGTGAACTTCGTGCCGTGAATCCGAAAGAGACAGAAGTACAAGGTGTAACAGCTTATGCCGATGTGAAGGACATCCCCGATACGGAACTTGCGATACTCGCTATTCCCGCACAGATGTGTCCTGATGCCGTAGAAGTGCTTGCTGCTGAGAAGCAGGTACGGGCGTTTATCATTCTTTCCGCCGGATTCGGTGAAGAGACACATGAGGGCGCTCTGCTGGAAGACCGTATTCTGGAAACGGTAAATAAGTACGGTGCCTCCCTGATAGGGCCGAACTGCATCGGACTGATGAATACCTGGCATCATAGTGTGTTCAGTCAACCCATTCCGCAATTGCATCCTCAAGGAGTCGATTTGATATCCAGCTCCGGTGCGACTGCCGTTTTCATTCTGGAAAGTGCCGTAACAAAAGGTTTGCAGTTCAATTCTGTCTGGTCAGTGGGGAATGCCAAGCAGATAGGTGTGGAAGATGTGCTGCAATATATGGACGAGAATTTCCAGGCAGATAAAGATTCTAAAATAAAACTGCTCTATATTGAAAGTATCGGTGACCCGGACCGTCTGTTGTTCCATGCATCCTCTCTGATAAAGAAAGGCTGTAAGATCGCTGCCATCAAGGCAGGTAGCAGTGAAAGTGGTAGCCGTGCAGCATCTTCGCATACAGGTGCCATTGCCAGTTCGGACTCGGCAGTGGAAGCTTTGTTCCGTAAGGCAGGTATTGTACGTTGCTATTCGCGCGAGGAACTGACGACGGTAGGTTGTATTTTCACCCTGCCGGAACTGAAAGGAAAGAATTTTGCCATCATTACCCATGCCGGAGGTCCGGGCGTTATGCTGACTGATGCGCTGAGTAAAGGCGGACTGAATGTGCCCAAGCTGGAAGGCCCGGTTGTGGACGAATTGAAAAGTAAGCTCTTCCCCGGTGCAGCTGTAGGAAATCCGATTGATATCCTGGCTACGGGAACTCCCGACCATCTGCGTCTTTGCCTGGAATATTGTGAAGAGAAATTCGATAATATTGATGCTGTTCTGGCTATCTTCGGGACACCGGGACTGGTTACCATGTTCGAGATGTATGACGTGTTGCATGAGAAGATGCAGACATGCAGTAAACCGATTTTCCCCATCCTTCCCTCCATCAATACTGCCGGAGCGGAAGTTGCCGCTTTCCTTGCTAAAGGCCATGTGAACTTTGCTGACGAAGTGACATTGGGTACCGCATTGTCGCGCATCATGAATGCTTCCCGGCCTGCCGCCAATGAGATCGAACTCTTTGGTGTGGATGTGCCGCGTATTCGTCGTATTATAGACTCTATTCCCGAAGATGGATATATTCAGCCCCATTATGTGCAGGCATTGCTGCATGCTGCCGGCATCCCCATAGTTGAGGAATTTGTGTCGGCCAATAAAGACGAGGTGCTGGCTTTTGTCCGTCGCACGGGTTTCCCTGTAGTGGCAAAGGTGGTGGGACCTGTTCATAAATCCGACGTAGGCGGGGTGGTGCTTAATATCAAGGGAGAAGAGCACCTGGCGTTCGAATTTGAGCGTATGATGCAGATTCCCGAAGTGACAGGTATCCTGATACAACCGATGCTGACGGGTACGGAACTTTTCGTAGGCGCCAAGTATGAAGAGAAATTCGGGCATGTAGTGCTGTGTGGTTTGGGTGGTATTTTTGTGGAAGTGCTTAAGGACGTTTCTTCCGGTCTGGCACCGCTTTCGTATGAAGAGGCTTATTCCATGATCCATTCCCTTCGTGCTTACAAAATTATCAAGGGAACACGTGGACAAAAGGGGGTGAATGAAGATAAATTCGCCGAGATTATCGTGCGACTATCCACTTTGTTGCGTTTTGCAACGGAGATCAAGGAAATGGATATCAACCCGCTACTGGCAACGGAAAAATATGTGATTGCAGTAGATGCGCGTATCCGAATCGAAAAGAAATGA